Proteins found in one Patagioenas fasciata isolate bPatFas1 chromosome 13, bPatFas1.hap1, whole genome shotgun sequence genomic segment:
- the SHCBP1 gene encoding SHC SH2 domain-binding protein 1, whose protein sequence is MAELGSAGAAAAPRGDRRVRLPVLSSAGPRDRAEETKPGLLQEDDDSRSDYGSRDKPRTALGRAVPDGNVLFPDIFHTDHLLFYERFKAYQDYILADCKASEVKEFTTEYLEKVLEPSGWQAVWRTNVFEVLVEVVDVEYSALKAIVQLSEPFLCESQVSTFTLECVQELLELKQSQVPLQELWVVYDDSGEFDQTALAVEHVRFFYQCIWRTWDEEEEDDFDYFVRCVEPRLRLHYDILERRVPSGLVADYQNLLSQCEEVYRKFLNVRNSIPSSDVDSEAENVSMVEGLKLYDELEHLKQKLKIIENPLLRYVFGYQKYSGLQAKGVRPTGTKITHIVSSTMTASLLQSLMRDKLCPESCGEELEIQFHNDPLAAVNACYEGDTVIICPGHYVVDGVFYIADSVELEGYGLLDDIVIEKQGKGDNFVDCTGANIRISGLKLVQHDAVEGILNVHHGKTTLENCVLQCETTGVTVRTSAELLMKNSDLYGAKGAGVEIYPGSMCTLLDNGIHHCKEGILIKNFLDEHYDIPKITMVNNMIHNNEGYGVVLVRSTVPSDVKDAPAETTKGSSRSGTEGLDLWEQTEVSEQTEGNYEIASEIGAASAKKSQMHKKRLSELGITEAGDDLMSQEVFVSIVGNQFKWNGKGSFGTFLF, encoded by the exons ATGGCCGAGTTGGGcagcgcgggggcggcggcggcgccgcgggggGACAGGCGGGTCCGGCTGCCGGTCCTCAGCAGCGCCGGCCCGCGGGACCGCGCCGAGGAGACGAAACCAG GGCTGCTCCAGGAAGATGACGATTCCCGTAGTGATTACGGTAGTCGGGACAAACCACGGACTGCTTTGGGACGGGCTGTGCCAGATGGGAATGTGCTTTTCCCAGATATTTTTCACACTGATCACCTTTTGTTCTACGAGCGATTTAAAGCTTATCAGGATTACATCTTGG CTGACTGCAAAGCTTCTGAGGTGAAAGAATTCACAACTGAATACCTGGAGAAGGTCCTTGAACCATCGGGATGGCAGGCGGTCTGGCGCACTAATGTGTTTGAGGTCCTTGTTGAG GTTGTGGATGTGGAGTACTCAGCTCTGAAAGCCATTGTGCAGCTCAGTGAGCCTTTCCTGTGCGAGTCCCAGGTCAGCACCTTCACCTTGGAGTGCGTGCAGGAGCTCTTGGAGCTGAAACAGAGTCAGGTGCCGCTGCAGGAGCTGTGGGTTGTGTATGACGACTCGGGAGAGTTTGATCAGACAGCACTCGCTGTAGAGCACGTCAG GTTCTTCTACCAGTGCATCTGGAGGACctgggatgaggaggaggaggatgatttTGATTACTTTGTGCGATGCGTTGAGCCTCGACTAAGACT GCACTACGACATCCTGGAACGCCGGGTGCCTTCTGGGCTTGTAGCCGATTACCAGAACTTGTTGTCTCAGTGTGAAGAGGTTTACAGGAAGTTTTTGAATGTGAGGAACAGCATCCCCAGCAGTGATGTGGACTCGGAAGCAGAAAATGTCTCCATGGTGGAAGGACTAAAATTGTATGACGAACTAGAGCACTTAAAGCAAAAGCTAAAAATAATTGAGAATCCTCTGCTGAG GTATGTGTTTGGTTACCAAAAATACAGTGGTCTCCAGGCTAAAGGAGTGAGACCAACAGGTACCAAGATCACTCATATTGTATCCTCAACTATGACGGCGAGTCTGCTGCAGTCACTGATGAGGGACAAACTTTGCCCTGAATCTTGTGGTGAAGAACTAGAAATACAG TTCCACAATGATCCGCTGGCAGCTGTAAATGCCTGTTATGAAGGAGACACGGTCATCATCTGTCCTGGGCATTATGTTGTGGATGGCGTGTTCTACATTGCTGACTCAGTTGAACTAGAAG GCTACGGCCTGCTGGACGATATCGTGatagaaaaacaagggaaaggagACAACTTTGTTGACTGTACAGGAGCCAATATAAGGATCTCTGGGTTAAAGTTAGTGCAACATGATGCTGTGGAGGGGATTTTAA ATGTCCATCATGGGAAAACTACCCTGGAGAATTGTGTGTTACAGTGTGAAACTACAGGTGTAACAGTACGAACATCAGCTGAGCTATTAATGAAAAACTCAGATCTGTATGGTGCCAAG GGTGCTGGTGTGGAAATATATCCAGGTAGTATGTGCACCCTGTTAGACAACGGCATACACCACTGCAAGGAGGGAATACTTATAAAG aaCTTTTTAGATGAACATTATGACATCCCCAAGATAACCATGGTCAATAATATGATCCATAATAATGAAGGATACGGTGTGGTCCTGGTTAGATCAACAGTACCCTCTGATGTAAAGGATGCTCCAGCAGAGACAACAAAAG GGAGTTCGCGCTCTGGGACCGAGGGGCTGGACCTTTGGGAGCAAACTGAGGTTTCTGAACAAACTGAAGGCAATTATGAGATTGCAAGTGAAATCGGGGCAGCTTCTGCAAAGAAGAGCCAGATGCACAAGAAAAGACTGAGTGAACTGGGAATCACAGAAGCTGGTGACGACTTAATGTCACAGGAAGTGTTTGTTTCTATTGTGGGCAATCAGTTCAAATGGAACGGGAAAGGAAGTTTTGGTACCTTTCTTTTCTGA